DNA sequence from the Excalfactoria chinensis isolate bCotChi1 chromosome 2, bCotChi1.hap2, whole genome shotgun sequence genome:
GGAGGGCCCGGGGTTGGGGATGGATGGCTTGTGACATTAATAGCTCGGGGAGGGCTAATGGATACACCGGGAGTTAAACGAACTCTGGAGATTACTAATAAAAGAGCCAATTATCATGTCGGCTCGGAAAGAGCATCTCTTCAGATTTATCCCTCGCGCGTCTAATTTGACGTGACAAAGGCTTGGCGGGCGGGGAGGGGGACGGGGCGCTGGGCCGCCCGCTGTCCGTGCCCGTCCGCCCGGCAGCGCTGCACAAAGCCGACGAGATCCCACCGACCCGCCGCCGCTTCGCCCCCCGCTCCCCAGCAGCCCGGCCGATCGCCGCCGCGATTTTAACCACGGAACAGCGAGAGGAGGAACGCGGCGTTTCCTCTCCTCCGCTTTGCCGACAACGATTTCACACCTCCGCGCAGCCCCGAGCTTCGGGCAAAGCGCGAAACCGAACCGCTTCCCAACGCGCCGCAACACCGGAGCGGATTTTGCGGCCCCGCAGCTCCCGGGCAGCGATACGAGCGGTGCCCTCCGCCCGCTGCCCTCCCGACCCCGGCCCGCCGCACCCGCGATCGCCTCTCACCTTTCTTAATGACGGTCTGGTCCGGGATGTTGATGCCGGGGTCTTCTACGTGCTGCAACACAACGAGAGGCTGCGGTCAGCGAGCACGGCGGGCACCGAGAGCCGTCCCACAGCCCCGGGCCCcgcatccatccatccatccatccctgcctccctcccttccGCCTCTCCCCGCCGCGGGCGAGGCACAAAGGAGCGGCCGCAGCCGGGCTCACGGGGGGCCGCTCCGACGGGGCGAGCTGTGCACCCCCGGGCGGGCTCCCCCCTATTGTCTGCCCGCAGATGGGGTTCGCTCGCAACGTGCCGAGGAAACCAAACGGAATAAtgttgttggtatttttttctccttctcttttcttttctaaatccGAAAGAAGTGACAGGCGATATAATGCCTGGCTGTGTTTACAAATTAACACCAGCGCTGCTGAGATAGAAGGTTTCGCAATCGTTACAAAACGCAGGCATTACCATTTAAAAAACTATTACTTCCTCCTCTAGTCTTTGTCCAACAATAATACTGATCCTAACATTTTCCATTCTGCCTTGGATTTATGCTCCCGTTAATTGTGCCTGATCTCAATGATTCCGGGTGGATGGTACTAAGTTGCTTTATTACAGGTTTTATTATACTCCGTGCTCTCATTTGTAACTTGCCTAAAGTGCTTCTGGATTTAAGTATAATTAAATTGAGAAATGTTCAGAAATGACTACTGCCGCAGTTCTCGTGTTTTAACTATATGGGGAAATATGATCCCTTTATGCATGCACCCTAAACCCATAAAGTCAATGTAGTGTGGCATAATActtttatttgtgttatttctgcGCGTATTCCGTACGGGGAGGACTGTTAAGTTTAAAATCCCACCGAGATATTTATGATTAAATAATTTGCACCGTCTCCTCGATTTACTTCAATCTTCCACcggtcccttttttttttgttcaagcCCAACCGTGGCAACAACGGAAAAATCCACAACCGACCCCAAAGCTCCgtctttattttccccctctcaCAACGAGATGAGATACTCTCAGCAGATACGTTCCCTTATTTCTGTGCCTTCCCATTCCGTTTCacagagagggggaaaaaaagaaacccaacaacaacaacgcaccaaacaaaacaaaaacaagcaagcgAGGGCCGGGCTGGGTAAGGATTTAAAACAGATGGCACTCAGCTCTCACAAACTACGGCAGCGCCGTTAATTCGTGGCTCTTTCAGAGGCAAACGGGGCGATTTGTACTGTAGTCTCTGCAGGGCACAGCGAGACAGAGAGCGGTCGGGAGCGGAGGGGGAATGGAGGAGTAAGCTTTGGTCACGTTCCTGCAGCAGTCAGGGGTTCAACGGCAACAAATTGGTTTGTTCCTGCTGTTGCCTCCGCGTTCTTTTGCATCGGGTTAAAAGAACAGAGTCGTTCCTAACGGATCCCAATGGCTCACTAAAGCCTCCGCTCTGGAAAGCGTTCGTATTTATTGCAAAAGTGCGGAACACGAGCGGCAATTTTCTGCGGCTCAATTCAGCCGGGGGGGGGGTGGGGCGGGgggagggttgggggggagAGAGCTGCCATAAATTCACCATTTTCCACGGGTGTAATTTGCAGAAGGTTTCCAAACGCCCCCCCAAAAAGAGAGGTACGTTCGTCTGAGCATCATCCTTGCAACGCGAAACTGTACTCATTAAGCTGTCAGCGAATATATTGCCGTAAGATTTGATCCCGTAATTTGGGATGGCATTTGGGCAGAAATCACATCCAGACACCACACagctccctcctctccctcgCAGCCTCAGCCCATCCGCACGGGCTCTGTGAGCTTTCGTACATCTATTGCCatgttctctttctgtttgcagggAGAACCCTGGCAGAGGAACTTTGCTCACGTTCCCATTGCGTTGCATAAGGCACTCTCCTGCGGAACAATGGCCCGGCTGCTCCGTCACAGCCATGTGTAATGCCATGCTTCATTAGAAACCATTTTAGTTTTAAATCCGGGCTTACTGATAACAGAATTGGATTCCCCGAATATAACGTGCTGCCCAATGGGCTCCACACATTTAATTTAATAGAAGTGCGGCAGGTCTGGTTGGGATTTGATAACCCATAGGTATAGCCAATGGTCTGTGGGGTCATCCGTCCCTCTGTACTGCTGCTGGAAGAACATGGCACCAGCTCCACACACCCCTCCTCCAATACTTGTCCATTAATTCCTTTGGAGAAGGGATCTCCCTGCATCCCCTCACAACTTGAGATGCCACCATCCCGTAATCGTGGGGAACCGTCTTCTCTTCCTTTGGCCTTTTCCCCCTTTGCCACTTTCCCCGACTTTTTTTTACCCCTTTCCCTTTGCGTTTCCCATGGAGAACGCTGGCTGAGACCCCACACCAACGAGAGATCCCCAGACGCACGGCCCTGTGGCTACAGTAAACATTCTCCCAATCGCAACATCTCATTGTCACCGAGAAGGAAAGATATTGTTAACGCTGACACTCATTTGATTTATCCCCATTTCAGCGGGCGCACCACACGAGCCCATTGTTCTGGGCAGGGGGGCTCggccttcctctctttctccctccccttctATTACATTTCGGGGGCCCCTCCCTCGCCCCGtgtcccccccgcccccccccccgagGGCCGCGGCCCGGCGCTGCTTACCGGCACGTCCTCGATGGCGTGAGGGATGGAGTGCAGCGGCAGGTCGGCCAACCCCGCTCCCAGCCCGTGAGGGCCGTGCAGCAGGTCGTCGTGCCGCCGGTAGTCGCGGCGGGGGTCCAACCCCCCCAGCTGGTGGGGCAGCCCCCGGTGCGCGTGCAGCAAGCCCGGCTCTTGGCTTTGCCTCTGGCCCGGCCACGCCGGGTGTTGGGGCTGCGGCTGGGTGTGCAGGGAGTTGAGGCTGTAGGGGTCGTTGACGTGGGAGTAGGGGTCCTGAGACTGGGGGTAGATGGGCTGGTACGGGGGGGGGAAGTAGGGCGGCTGGAAGTCGGCGTTGGGGGTGTGCGAGAGCGGCGGGGCGCTGCTATACGGGGACTGCCCCACGGCCCCCAGCTGGGGCAGCCGCGCCGTCCCGTTGCTGGCACTGTCGTGGCGCtcctgggggggggaggagggggcacGGGGAGGGGGTAcgagggaggaggggagagagggggagaaaagaaaaacaaaagatgaaatcaAAACCGGTGCTCCTCAAAATCGCCCTCCAGTCATTTCCCCCGCCGAGCAGCTCCTCGCTCGGAGGGAGAGACGGGAGTCCGTCTGCCGCCCTCGGCAGCATTAAGGGGGCTCGGACCATCGCCCCAACGGTGCCGGTGTAATAGCAGCGATAACCACAATAACGGGACCGTTCCGAACAATTCACAAAACGCTGCGGCGGCGACCCGTGCGCTCCCGGCCGGCCGTGCCCCGGCAGCGGGCACTGAGACAACCCTTACACGGGGCCCTACGGAACCATAATCCGAAACCGTAACCCAAAGCGCTGCCCCGGCCCCGGCGCACCTCTGCCgggggccgccgccgccacaTCCCGGGGATAACGCGGGAGAGCCGTACGAACTGCCATCTTGCTGCGGGGGCACCGCTGCCCCTGCCAGCAACTTTGCACAACGATTCGGGGCGAAAGAGAGGCCCCAGAGTCTCCTCCGGGCCCCGTTCCGAcgggggagaggaggaagaggaagggatcggaaagagagagacagaaccCTCAGAAAGGCGGcgggagaaggaggaaaaccCCGCGGGCAGGTGCGGAGCGACGGGAACGGGGTGGCGGCTCCAGAGATCGgcagagcaaaaataaaaggaaaaataaattaaaaaaaaaaaaaaaagaaagaaaagaaaaaaagaaaggaaaaaaaaaagggggggggggggcggtaatagggaaaagaaagaaaataaaagagaaatagaaaggaaaataaaaaggaaaaaaaaaagaaaggaaaaaagaaacaaaccccaACATAATCAAACCaatcttcccccccccctccaacccCTCCCGCCtccaacaaaaaaagcaaaggaaaataaagccaaaCGAGAACGAGGAGGGCGAAACCGAAGCGAAGCACCAGAACGCAGGGCAGAGCCGCCGCGagcccggccgccgccgccgccaacAATAGCAGCGCCCCGCGCCCCGACCCCCGGCGGAGAGAAAGGCGAAGCCACTCACCATAGCCGAAAAACTGTGCACTAACATCTGCGAGGCGTCGGGGGATGCGCGGAGGGGAGAGAggcgcggggcggccgcggAGGGGCGCGGAGCTGCGCGGAGGGACGCGGCCGGAGCCCGGCGCTACGCTCGGGGGGCAGCAGCGGGGCGCcggggctgctcctgctccgCGCCCGCGCCGCCGGAATCCATCAGAACGCGCAGCGCCCGCCGCTGCCCTTCATCGGGTGCTGCAGAAGCTCTGCTATCCTGGCGCGGGGCGAGAGGTAAAGTTGGTcgattttttttgtttgtttgtttgtttgtttgcgctttttttttttcctttttttttttttttccttttttttttccttttttttttttttttttttttttagtatgtgTGTTCGTTTCTCAATCCTTTTTCTCGCTCTGTCTCTGTCTCGTTCTCCTCTCCCCCGAGCTCCGGCCGCTCCGCTCGGGCTCCTCAcgcccgctccgccgccgccttCCCGGAGCCTCCTAGCAGCGGATATTCATGACTATTAATATTACACGAATACTTAATAAGGGAAGAATGGCCGCAAATCGAGCGTGAAGCGCGAAGGCAACTCAAGGCAGAGCCCGTTCTAAATGACGTCCATTGAATGAGGAATCGGTGTATCTAATCAGCGCcggggagagagggagagagagggagagagagacaaaaaggaaggagggagggagcgcGGCGCGCAGGGGGGACATGCCGCCGCGTCTGGCGAATCACAGGGAAGGGGCCACATTTTAAAAGGTTGCGGGGCATgcaaaagtgaaagagaaagagagcgGAGAGAGGCTGAGGGTGGGAGCCGGGAGGGGTGCGGCGGAGGTGGGAGAACCGTGCggcggggggaggggagggggggcgTAAGGGagggggacggggggggggtGCGCGGGatcccctttccttctctccttccctccctcctcttcctccctccctcctcgCCCCCAGCCCCGGGCGCACCTCGGGCTGCGGCTGCTGAGCGAAGCCGGGCTCGAAGGCGGCGGCGGAGGAGAAGAGCGGCCGCTCTCGGCTCCCGCCGCCCTCCGCCCCGCCGCCCTCGCGCGGGGGGggctccgccgccgccccgtCCATGCCCCGCCGAGGGGTCCCCGCTCCGCTGTCGCCGCCGCGTCCTGGAAagttcttctcctcctcctcctcttcctcccgcACCTCGAGCCCCGCCAGCATCCGCTGCCCCCCGCTCGGAGGAGCCGGGaaaagaggagggaaggaagggacgaagggaggaaggagggcgGGCGGGACGCggggggagaaggagaaagccGGGCACGGCGGGAGGGAGGCACGGCGAGCTCTCCTCCGTCCGGCCCAGACACGCCGGGCCCCGCGCAACCCGTCCGACTGGCTGCGCGACTCCGGCACCGCCCTCCGCGCCGCTCCTCTGCCCCTATCCCGGCCCCGGCTCCGCACTGCGCCGGGCCTTGACGGGACGAAATCGGCGCCCGCGGGGGCCGGGGCCGAAGACCCGACGGCAGCGACACGCAGGAGGCGCTGACCCACAACGGCGGCCTGGGGCGGAGTGGAGGTGAAGCTCTCGCCGTGCCTTCGGCCGAGGGATGGAATGATAATTATAATagtcataataaaataaagaaatctccCTGACGCCCCATTGCCAGACATCGCGTATCCGACAGCTCAGCCTCGCTCCGAGCGGCGGCTGCGTCCCAGCGCTCGGGGCAGGACTGAAGCACCGCATCCTTCGGTCCTCGGCGGTTCCTCGGACGCTGCCCTACGCCGCGGCATCGCCCGGCATCGACTCGGCCCCAGATTAGTACGTTCGTTCGCACAGTGCGGTCCTTTTATTGATCCGTGTCGCAAGGAAAACTTTGGTGGAAGGTGTGAGCGTGGCTTTTGTTGGGGATTGGCATGGGATGCCCTCTTCGGTTTgttcttctccttttgtttttcttttttctttctttttttttgtcacaccGAAAGACACTCGGAGCACGGACGCGCACACACACGGTTCTGTCCTCCGACCCTAAATTGTTGGCATTGTATTTTCCGAGCGGTCCGCATACGACTGCTCAAAGGCCCTGAGAACGGGGAGGTCGCCCCCAGAGCCGCATTCGGGGCACGGCAGCACCGGGGGCACGAGGGGGGGGATTTCAGCGGCGGTCCTGAGCCGCTCTGCTCCCTTTGTCTCCTCacccttccatccatccatttatccgtccgtccatccatccatccatccgtccATCCAACCGCGCGGATGCGCTCAGCATCCCTCAGAGCCGCACGCACAGAGCTCTCTCCCTACGGCTGGGACCACTCCGGCTCTCGTTCCGCCGTCGTTCCCCTGGGGGGCTCCCATCGGCCCTGGCCCATTTCGGCCGCACCGGGCGCGGGGGCACAACTCGTCCTCAACGAAATCCGCGGATCGGTGGATGCTGCCCGGCCCCGCTCGCGGCGAAGGGCCCCGGGGCAGTGCCCGGCCCTGGCAGGCGCTTACCTCGCACTCCTCATACTTGATGTTATCCGTCAGCTTCCAGAGCATTTTCATGGGTCGGCGGGAGAGGGTCCGATCCCCCCGGCGCGGTGCTGCGGAGCTCGGCGGAGCTGTGCAGAGCCGCTCTGCACTGAGCGCTCGGAGATCTCCCTCTAATGGCAGaaacttttcccttttgcagcGCTTTAGCCGCAGCCGGAGCGTCTCATTAGCATAGCGACCGCGGCCCAATTGCTCGCCGGCTCCGACCCGCGCCCGCCGCAGGTACGGGGCCGTAGGGACGGCGCTGCGCCCGTATGCGCCCACCGCGGGGGGGAAAGGGGCCGTACTCCCTTCCGCCCCCCGGGCGCGGGGCGTCCTCTgagctttttccccttttccccccaaaaCCGAGGAGAGGAGAAGCGAGGTGCGGCCGTTTACCGCCTGGGGACGTGGCTCCTGCCCTCGGGGTTCGATGTCACCTTTTATTTTGTGATGGATTATTGAAAAGCCTCGTTCTTTCGCGAACTGTTCTCATCCCCTCCGGTCCCGGTGGCTGTCGCTCGACAAAATCCAGCCCCAAACCCTACACGCCACACCCGGACGGAACGGCGAGGCAAAAGCACGGGCAGCCAAAAACACTTCTGCGAGCGCTaacagagcagggaaggagcagtgaCACCACCGAACTTTGGCCGTTCATTACGCGGAGCGCTCCGTCGGCCCCGCACAACTCTCCCTCCTCCGGGGTCCGTCTTCCCTCCTCCCCGATCCCATTCATTTCACTCCCCGAGGCGCCGTCCTCTCAGACGCTGCGTTCTGCCTCGCGGAGCCTCGGGGTACCCCCAGCGTCCAACCCGCACCCCGGGGCTCCCCCCACTATGTGCCGCCCGGGGCAGCGCGCAGCGGGATGCGGTGGGGACACATGTGGGGCAGAGAGCTCCTAAGTGGGGGGTACGTACGAGTTGGGTTAGTACAAAAGTAATACAGATGTGTACACACGCACGCGTGTCTACGCTATTTAGATCGCTTCTGCTCGCCGACCCGATAAAGGACGCCGATTTCAACTGtaaaagtgattaaaaatatatttgtgctcacttttttttttctttttctttttttttttttttttctttctttcttttttggtctTTTCCTGCAGTAAAGAATAAAGCAGCGCGGGGAGAGATCGGAAAAGTCGGGAGCAGCGCAGACACCGAACCCACCCAACCCCCTTGTGCACCCCACGCGGGGTCGGATCACGCGTGGGAACTCCGCGTTCCGTCCCGTCCCTCGACGCCCACTCCCGTCCCGCATAGCAACCCCCCAACAAAaggctgcagccccccccccgtTACCTGCCAGTCCCCCATCTTGGCGAGGACGGACATGGCGCTGCGGGCTGCGGCTCCCGCCGCTCACGGGCTGCGGGGAGCGGCGCCGCCGGGTGAGTCCTCCCTCCCCTCACCTGCACCGCGCTCACCTGGGCCAGGAGGGGCCGGCAGCTCCTGCCCGCGCCTGCGCGCTGCAGCCcgctgctcccccccccccctcccaccccttcACCTCCCGGCTCCCACCCGTggatatttttccctttccccgCGAGGATTCAGGTCTGATTTCACGCCCCGAGAGAGAGAGCAAGGAGAGGGGGGAGATTTCCTCCTCCTTACACGTAGTTAAaatgggacttttttttttccccctctctttaTTTTTCGCGCACCGCCAAAGTGTATCCGTGGGTGGGGACACCCGTCGTACCCATCCCTCCGCTTCTTTAGCATTGGCCCCGCGGTGCGGTGTCCACTTCGGCTGCCCGGCAGCAGCGCCGGTGAGCGGGGCTCCCCGGGACGGAAAAGAAGCCGGGCTGGGAGAGGGGCCGCAGGGAGCGCACCGCCTCTTTCTAAAGACACGTGCGGCTcgtccttttctttttgcttttcttttttcttttcttttttttcttttatttttttttctatccaccccctcccctccctccccccccccccaacccttttgtttttttcttctcttttttgtttttgcttttggtgCATCCCATGGGAATCCCGCTCGGATGCTCACCGCCCGCCCCTTATTTGCCTCCCCCACCCCATCCAGCCCTATCCCATTCCCAGCTCGGCTCCGGTCCGAAACTCCGTCTCGGGGGGGTCACATCCTTCCTCCGAAACGGGATGCGCGGTGCTGTGTTGTGGGGCTGTCCCGGCTCGGAGTAGGGCTGTAGGATGCGgaacagaaggaaggaggaaaaactggccgggtattaaaaaaaataataacaaaaaagggATAAAAAGGGATAATcaagggaaagggggaaaaataaacaacaccaATAACAAAAAATCAACCAACCACCAAACCAGAGAGCCTCTGTATGcgaaggaaaaggcagaaaggatGCTGAGAAGAGCCCTGCCGCCTCCACCTGCGGCCGTTCCCAGCTGTCAGCTCTGCCGGAGCTTCTTCCCAAAGCGGCCGCTCCGCTGCGCGTAGCGCCGGCAGTGAGGGACCCACGGATGGGGGAGCAGCGGGACgaggagagagatggagaggaggaggatAAAGATGTGCTGCCGGGGGTTGGCGGGTGGGAAATCTGCGTACATTTATTTGGTTTCAGTGTCAAACGAAGAGCTTTGAGGTGTGAGCGGAATGAAACTTGCTGGAAGTGAGATGAAAACtctttgggaggaaaaaaacaatgtttgtttgttt
Encoded proteins:
- the TFAP2A gene encoding LOW QUALITY PROTEIN: transcription factor AP-2-alpha (The sequence of the model RefSeq protein was modified relative to this genomic sequence to represent the inferred CDS: inserted 2 bases in 2 codons), which translates into the protein MRCFSPAPSAGTQPPLGARLSCRIRDVWQWGVREISLFYYDYYNYHSIPRPKARRELHLHSAPXPPLWVSASCVSLPSGLRPRPPRAPISSRQGPAQCGAGAGIGAEERRGGRCRSRAASRTGCAGPGVSGPDGGELAVPPSRRARLSPSPPXVPPALLPPFVPSFPPLFPAPPSGGQRMLAGLEVREEEEEEEKNFPGRGGDSGAGTPRRGMDGAAAEPPPREGGGAEGGGSRERPLFSSAAAFEPGFAQQPQPEERHDSASNGTARLPQLGAVGQSPYSSAPPLSHTPNADFQPPYFPPPYQPIYPQSQDPYSHVNDPYSLNSLHTQPQPQHPAWPGQRQSQEPGLLHAHRGLPHQLGGLDPRRDYRRHDDLLHGPHGLGAGLADLPLHSIPHAIEDVPHVEDPGINIPDQTVIKKGPVSLSKSNNNAVSSIPINKDALFGGVVNPNEVFCSVPGRLSLLSSTSKYKVTVAEVQRRLSPPECLNASLLGGVLRRAKSKNGGRSLREKLDKIGLNLPAGRRKAANVTLLTSLVEGEAVHLARDFGYVCETEFPAKAVAEFLNRQHSDPNEQVTRKNMLLATKQICKEFTDLLAQDRSPLGNSRPNPILEPGIQSCLTHFNLISHGFGSPAVCAAVTALQNYLTEALKAMDKMYLSNNPNSHTDNSTKSSDKEEKHRK